In Candidatus Krumholzibacteriia bacterium, one DNA window encodes the following:
- a CDS encoding HAD family hydrolase: protein MRLIVFDIDGTILLNGPITRRLFGESFAEVVGREPESDTVRFHGNTDRGIFRLMLGADVDYERHFDAFAAAFTRRMRDHYATAEGPHVLPGARELVEALHGHQGAALALGTGNIRDSAYVKLARFGLDRYFPVGGFGGDHEVRADLVRAALDDARSHYDVDFDPAEVWVIGDTVNDVEAARAAGCRVMAVRTGPHGESELSAADHVVADLSATSERLTQLLDLG, encoded by the coding sequence ATGCGACTGATCGTCTTCGACATCGACGGCACGATCCTGCTGAACGGACCCATCACGCGTCGCCTCTTCGGCGAGAGCTTCGCCGAGGTCGTCGGCCGCGAGCCCGAATCCGACACGGTGCGCTTCCACGGCAACACCGACCGGGGGATCTTCCGCCTCATGCTCGGCGCCGACGTCGACTACGAGCGCCACTTCGACGCCTTCGCGGCTGCATTCACCCGGCGCATGCGCGACCACTACGCCACGGCCGAAGGCCCCCACGTGCTCCCCGGGGCCCGCGAACTCGTCGAGGCCCTGCACGGACACCAGGGCGCGGCCCTGGCCCTGGGCACGGGCAACATCCGCGACAGTGCCTACGTGAAACTCGCGCGCTTCGGGCTGGACCGGTACTTCCCGGTGGGGGGATTCGGCGGCGACCACGAGGTCCGGGCCGATCTGGTGCGCGCCGCACTCGACGACGCCCGCTCCCACTACGACGTGGACTTCGACCCCGCCGAGGTCTGGGTGATCGGGGACACGGTGAACGACGTGGAAGCGGCGCGGGCGGCAGGGTGCCGCGTGATGGCGGTACGGACGGGCCCTCACGGGGAGAGTGAACTCAGCGCTGCCGACCACGTGGTGGCCGACCTGAGTGCGACTTCGGAACGGTTGACCCAGCTGCTCGACCTCGGATGA
- a CDS encoding DUF1800 domain-containing protein encodes MIRLPWRESGWSAHEAAAHLLERCAFGPRPGEVDAVAARGPAEWLGGQLAGGLASPRLDRFLERAATLDLDNHAIVTTYPTLGEVRRAAVRHGVLPEDVDDDPTLYRSTLREFMRRRGQRPQRELFAETLAAKLLRVLLDENQVREVLVDFWSDHLYVSGADPRARRFVGTYERDVIRPHVLGRFGDMLRASARHPAMLLYLDTAGSSRARPNENYARELLELHTLGVEGGYTEDDVLEVARAFTGWTMLPFGEEREGVERRATGRRARTAGTVVDGDFLFRPDRHDTTAKTVLGRRLPAGRGIEDGDDVLELLSTHPSTARFVSAKLARRLVHDDPPASLIGSMARTWERTAGDLGAVTRTLLRSEEFWDRSVRAAKIKSPLELVASAVRTTGATVTRPRSLHERIARMGQPLYRYPAPTGFPDHAEAWVNAGSLLQRMKFGLDLAAGAIEGVGLDLLALNDDHEPADLRDALLHYGERLLPTRDLSGALDSLERVARDTGLVEKIDERAAQSPAPAGEAAEVGPLDGTRETSRAEPLAADADATTAPAPAALARAVGVLLGSPQFQRH; translated from the coding sequence ATGATCCGTCTGCCCTGGCGAGAATCCGGCTGGAGTGCCCACGAGGCGGCTGCCCACCTGCTCGAGCGCTGTGCGTTCGGGCCGCGTCCGGGCGAGGTCGACGCCGTCGCGGCGCGCGGCCCCGCGGAATGGCTGGGTGGACAACTCGCCGGTGGACTCGCATCTCCACGGCTCGATCGGTTCCTCGAACGCGCGGCGACGCTCGATCTCGACAATCACGCGATCGTCACGACCTACCCCACCCTCGGCGAGGTCCGGCGCGCAGCCGTGCGCCACGGTGTCCTTCCCGAGGACGTGGACGACGATCCCACGCTGTACCGGTCGACTCTCCGCGAGTTCATGCGGCGGCGGGGACAGCGTCCGCAGCGCGAACTCTTCGCCGAGACCCTGGCCGCGAAGCTGTTGCGCGTGCTCCTCGACGAGAACCAGGTACGCGAGGTGCTCGTCGACTTCTGGTCGGACCACCTCTACGTGAGCGGTGCCGACCCCCGCGCGCGCCGCTTCGTCGGGACCTACGAGCGCGACGTGATCCGCCCGCACGTCCTCGGTCGCTTCGGCGACATGCTGCGTGCCAGCGCACGACATCCGGCCATGCTCCTGTACCTGGACACTGCCGGGTCGAGCCGGGCGCGCCCCAACGAGAACTACGCACGCGAGCTGCTCGAACTGCACACCCTCGGTGTCGAAGGCGGCTACACCGAGGACGACGTGCTCGAGGTCGCGCGGGCCTTCACCGGCTGGACGATGCTCCCCTTCGGCGAGGAGCGCGAAGGGGTCGAGCGCCGCGCGACCGGCCGACGTGCCCGGACCGCCGGCACGGTCGTCGACGGGGACTTCCTCTTCCGTCCCGACCGGCACGACACGACGGCGAAGACGGTCCTGGGTCGGCGCCTCCCCGCCGGCCGGGGCATCGAGGACGGCGACGACGTCCTCGAACTGCTGTCGACGCATCCGTCCACCGCGCGCTTCGTCAGCGCGAAACTCGCGCGGCGGCTCGTCCACGACGACCCCCCGGCCTCACTGATCGGGTCCATGGCCCGGACCTGGGAACGGACGGCGGGGGATCTCGGAGCGGTCACGCGAACCCTGCTCCGGTCCGAGGAGTTCTGGGACCGGTCGGTGCGGGCGGCCAAGATCAAGTCGCCGCTGGAGCTCGTGGCGAGTGCGGTGCGCACGACAGGTGCCACCGTGACCCGGCCACGGTCGCTGCACGAGCGGATCGCGCGCATGGGTCAGCCCCTGTACCGTTACCCGGCTCCCACGGGTTTCCCCGACCACGCCGAGGCGTGGGTGAACGCCGGTTCGTTGCTGCAGCGCATGAAGTTCGGGCTCGACCTGGCCGCGGGTGCGATCGAAGGGGTCGGTCTCGACCTGCTCGCCCTGAACGACGACCACGAACCCGCCGACCTGCGCGACGCCCTCCTCCACTACGGCGAACGTCTGCTGCCCACGCGCGATCTGTCCGGCGCGCTCGACTCGCTGGAGCGCGTGGCCCGCGACACCGGCCTGGTCGAGAAGATCGACGAGCGTGCCGCCCAGTCGCCGGCGCCTGCCGGCGAGGCAGCGGAGGTCGGCCCCCTCGACGGGACCCGGGAGACCAGCCGGGCCGAGCCGCTCGCGGCCGATGCCGACGCGACGACGGCTCCCGCCCCTGCGGCGCTCGCGCGCGCCGTGGGCGTGCTCCTGGGCAGTCCGCAGTTCCAGCGTCACTGA
- a CDS encoding DUF1501 domain-containing protein codes for MRRRHFLQSMAAAAAVAAWPGAWMAFARGAVRPPVLVCVFQRGAMDGLMAVQPRAEGDLPRLRPRLVLDPAHAPALGIDHRLHPALAPLRAWFDRRELAVVHGVGSPDPTRSHFEAQDFMETSTPGVKSTTSGWLARTVAALGGTPSPWRGLALTSARPRAFHGDTPTLSVADLAEFSLGDLPGAAVATRGFESLYARTTQELLHDTGHESFDALRALDPARVRAYRAAPEAAYPNTRLGLALRQMAMVVKEDVGLRVGFVESQGWDTHVNQGADQGAFARSADELARSIHAFRTDLGEHADRVVVCTMTEFGRTVHENGNAGTDHGRASCFFVLGPRVHGGRVLGELPELVRAELEAGRDLPVTTDFRAVFAALLRDHLGVSTVDTVLPGYAGGALPLFA; via the coding sequence GTGCGACGCCGACACTTCCTGCAGTCCATGGCCGCCGCCGCGGCCGTCGCCGCGTGGCCCGGCGCGTGGATGGCCTTCGCCCGCGGCGCGGTGCGGCCTCCCGTGCTGGTGTGTGTGTTCCAGCGCGGCGCGATGGACGGGCTCATGGCCGTGCAGCCGCGGGCCGAAGGAGACCTGCCCCGTCTGCGGCCGCGTCTCGTGCTCGATCCCGCCCACGCTCCGGCACTCGGCATCGACCACCGGCTGCATCCCGCGCTGGCGCCCTTGCGCGCGTGGTTCGACCGCCGCGAGCTGGCGGTGGTGCACGGCGTGGGATCGCCCGATCCGACCCGCTCGCACTTCGAGGCCCAGGACTTCATGGAGACGAGCACACCGGGCGTGAAGAGCACCACGAGCGGTTGGTTGGCGCGCACCGTCGCCGCCCTCGGAGGCACGCCCTCACCGTGGCGTGGGCTGGCCTTGACGTCGGCGCGACCGCGGGCCTTCCACGGGGACACTCCGACGCTCTCGGTGGCCGACCTCGCCGAGTTCTCGCTCGGCGATCTTCCGGGCGCGGCGGTGGCGACACGAGGCTTCGAGTCCTTGTACGCCCGGACCACGCAGGAACTGCTGCACGACACCGGTCACGAGAGCTTCGACGCCCTGCGCGCGCTCGATCCCGCGCGTGTCCGCGCCTATCGCGCGGCTCCCGAGGCCGCGTATCCGAACACGCGTCTCGGTCTGGCACTGCGCCAGATGGCGATGGTCGTGAAGGAGGACGTCGGCCTGCGCGTGGGCTTCGTCGAGAGCCAGGGATGGGACACGCACGTGAACCAGGGGGCCGACCAGGGCGCCTTCGCGCGCAGCGCCGACGAACTCGCCCGTTCGATCCACGCCTTCCGCACCGATCTGGGCGAGCACGCCGACCGCGTGGTCGTGTGCACCATGACCGAGTTCGGCCGCACCGTGCACGAGAACGGCAACGCAGGGACCGACCATGGCCGTGCCTCCTGCTTCTTCGTGCTCGGTCCGCGGGTGCACGGCGGGCGCGTGCTGGGCGAGCTGCCGGAACTCGTACGGGCGGAACTGGAAGCCGGCCGCGACCTGCCCGTCACGACCGACTTCCGTGCCGTCTTCGCGGCCCTGCTGCGCGACCACCTGGGCGTGTCCACCGTCGACACGGTGCTCCCGGGCTACGCCGGTGGCGCGCTGCCGTTGTTCGCCTAG
- a CDS encoding M14 family metallopeptidase has translation MRAITSLVLLLTLAVTATAQDPDLDVHHIDHLPPVETWNGASIQLMLEPDHEWATDFEKSGGYASPDYETTMAWARRLVDAADELTMVSIGDSPQGRPIEAIVASGEGAFTFEALRASDRPLVFAHAGIHSGEIDGKDAGFMLLRDMTVLGTKRDLLDRVNLVLLPIFSVDGHERRGEHNRMNQRGPTVQGWRTNARNLNLNRDYAKARALETQHLLRALEACDPDLYLDLHVTDGADYQYDITYGFNGTHGWSPSIAAWLDGPYRRAVDRALDEAGHVPGPLIFTVDRTDITRGMYQWTAGPRYSNGYGDARHLPTVLLENHSLKPYRRRVLGTYVFLEANLRAAADHFDGLREAIAADRAARPQRVHLDYARSPEPLGTIDFRAIRSEMAPSDVTGTEVVRWTGEPHTVEIPILGNAERVTFVDRPAAYWIPAEWNHLAELLDLHGVGYERIDTERSLEVQRMRFPDATMAESPYEGMARVDAGEPTVEVDTVEFRPGSLRVPTDQDRGTLAMLLLEPQSPDGVFQWGFMLEVLQRTEYFESYAMEPMAREMLAEDPALNEEFEERLQDPEFAENPRARLNFFYERTPYFDRAWKRVPIARELD, from the coding sequence ATGCGAGCGATCACCTCCCTCGTCCTGCTCCTGACCCTGGCTGTCACTGCCACCGCGCAGGACCCCGACCTCGACGTCCACCACATCGACCACCTGCCGCCCGTGGAGACCTGGAACGGGGCGAGCATCCAGCTGATGCTCGAACCCGACCACGAGTGGGCCACCGACTTCGAGAAGAGCGGCGGCTACGCCTCGCCCGACTACGAGACGACCATGGCCTGGGCCCGGCGCCTGGTCGACGCGGCCGACGAACTCACGATGGTCTCGATCGGCGACAGCCCGCAGGGACGGCCGATCGAGGCGATCGTCGCCTCGGGCGAAGGCGCGTTCACCTTCGAGGCCCTGCGCGCGAGCGACCGCCCGCTGGTCTTCGCCCACGCGGGCATCCACAGCGGCGAGATCGACGGCAAGGATGCCGGCTTCATGCTCCTGCGCGACATGACGGTGCTCGGGACGAAGCGCGACCTGCTCGACCGGGTGAACCTGGTCCTCCTGCCGATCTTCTCGGTCGACGGCCACGAGCGCCGCGGCGAGCACAACCGCATGAACCAGCGCGGGCCCACGGTGCAGGGATGGCGGACGAACGCGCGCAACCTCAACCTGAACCGCGACTACGCCAAGGCGCGCGCACTGGAGACCCAGCACCTGCTGCGCGCGCTCGAGGCCTGCGACCCCGACCTGTACCTCGACCTGCACGTGACCGACGGAGCCGACTACCAGTACGACATCACCTACGGGTTCAACGGAACGCACGGCTGGTCGCCGTCGATCGCCGCCTGGCTCGACGGCCCCTACCGCCGCGCCGTCGACCGCGCCCTCGACGAGGCGGGCCACGTGCCGGGGCCGCTGATCTTCACCGTCGACCGCACCGACATCACCCGGGGCATGTACCAGTGGACCGCGGGCCCGCGGTACAGCAACGGCTACGGCGACGCGCGCCACCTGCCCACGGTGCTGCTCGAGAACCACTCGCTGAAGCCCTACCGCCGCCGCGTGCTGGGCACCTACGTGTTCCTCGAGGCGAACCTGCGAGCGGCCGCCGACCACTTCGACGGTCTGCGCGAGGCGATCGCCGCCGACCGCGCCGCCCGACCGCAGCGCGTGCACCTCGACTACGCGCGCTCGCCCGAACCCCTGGGCACCATCGACTTCCGCGCGATCCGCAGCGAGATGGCCCCGTCCGACGTCACCGGAACCGAGGTCGTCCGCTGGACCGGCGAGCCCCACACCGTGGAGATCCCGATCCTGGGCAACGCCGAGCGCGTGACCTTCGTCGACCGGCCGGCCGCCTACTGGATCCCCGCCGAGTGGAACCACCTCGCCGAGCTGCTCGACCTGCACGGTGTCGGCTACGAGCGGATCGACACCGAGCGCTCGCTCGAGGTGCAGCGGATGCGCTTCCCCGACGCCACCATGGCCGAGAGTCCCTACGAGGGCATGGCCCGCGTCGACGCCGGCGAACCCACCGTCGAGGTCGACACCGTGGAGTTCCGGCCGGGCTCGCTGCGCGTGCCCACCGACCAGGACCGCGGCACCCTCGCCATGCTCCTGCTCGAGCCACAGTCGCCCGACGGCGTGTTCCAGTGGGGCTTCATGCTCGAGGTGCTGCAGCGCACCGAGTACTTCGAGAGCTACGCCATGGAGCCCATGGCGCGCGAGATGCTGGCCGAGGATCCCGCGCTGAACGAGGAGTTCGAGGAGCGTCTGCAGGATCCGGAGTTCGCCGAGAACCCGCGTGCACGGCTGAACTTCTTCTACGAGCGCACGCCCTACTTCGACCGCGCGTGGAAGCGCGTCCCGATCGCGCGCGAGCTCGACTAG
- a CDS encoding LytTR family DNA-binding domain-containing protein yields MSAPRSVVLAVADDPTCRALSRALAGRADLRLVGEASDGVRALEVIQQSRPQLVFVEPGLPELDGYDVLRALPPRRWPAVVFCATEDETTRGPLRAHGFVPLPIPAGDDEIRAGIDRAAATQAVDQRSALEVLLAEARGPDHVERLAIRGSGRVEIVDLDGVEWIAAAGNYVELHRNGRRHLYRSPISRLARRLDPHRFVRIHRSAVVNVERVREMQPTPQGDWKLRLDTGEELRLSRRYREALDVLATGNGSG; encoded by the coding sequence GTGAGCGCCCCGCGTTCGGTGGTCCTCGCCGTGGCCGACGACCCGACCTGTCGCGCCCTGAGTCGGGCCCTGGCCGGCCGGGCCGACCTGCGCCTGGTGGGCGAGGCCTCCGACGGCGTGAGGGCTCTCGAGGTGATCCAACAGTCCCGCCCGCAGCTCGTCTTCGTGGAACCGGGCCTTCCCGAGCTCGACGGCTACGACGTCCTGCGCGCTCTGCCCCCCCGGCGTTGGCCCGCGGTGGTGTTCTGCGCGACCGAGGACGAGACGACCCGGGGTCCGCTGCGCGCCCACGGCTTCGTCCCGCTGCCGATCCCGGCCGGTGACGACGAGATACGGGCGGGCATCGACCGGGCCGCCGCCACCCAGGCCGTCGATCAGCGTTCCGCGCTCGAGGTCCTCCTGGCCGAGGCCCGCGGACCGGACCACGTCGAGCGCCTGGCGATCCGCGGCAGTGGCCGCGTGGAGATCGTCGACCTCGACGGCGTCGAGTGGATCGCGGCCGCCGGCAACTACGTCGAGCTGCACCGGAACGGCCGTCGCCACCTCTACCGCTCGCCGATCAGCCGCCTGGCTCGCCGTCTGGACCCTCACCGTTTCGTGCGGATCCACCGTTCGGCCGTGGTGAACGTCGAGCGCGTCCGCGAGATGCAGCCGACTCCGCAGGGCGACTGGAAGCTCCGACTGGACACCGGCGAGGAACTTCGGTTGTCGCGCCGCTACCGCGAGGCCCTCGACGTGCTCGCGACGGGCAACGGCTCGGGCTGA